The Humulus lupulus chromosome 7, drHumLupu1.1, whole genome shotgun sequence region TTAGACACATCACAAATTGATAATttattagtgatttttttttCCATACACCAATTAATAAGGTAAATGGTAATACTTTTACATAAAAAGGGCTAGCTTATCTTTCTTATTTAATCAGAAAACGTTTTAATGatataaaaaatagaataaatagGTGCCAAAATACTCAATATttaaaaaatgttgtatttttatatatttttttgcgataaatatactcaatgtctcaAGAATGTGTGTTCCGTCACTACCTACCATCTAACATTTTTAGTGGTGCTTATGTGACGGACACATGGCTTGACATAGCTAATGTATCATTGCCACATCATCACTTCATAATTAttccatattaaaaaaaaatttaaaatttaaaatacaataaaaaatatttaaaaatatttgataaaaaactaaaatcaataaaattaaagcTAAAATATTCCTTTACTTTCTCACCAACCAAACAACCTCAATAAAAAgccaaaaaatttaaattattcaaATCTTAAATATCAAACTCCAAACTCAAATCTCAATCATACCATGAAATCAAAACTCAAATTAAAATCATACCATCAACCTCATCACTAATACATTCAACAATTCAGAAATCAAGATCAAACAAagaaataataatgataaaaaatactCAACAATCTAGATCTGAGGTGGAGAGATCTTACTTGGGCTcaaaggaggaggaggaggacgaTAGAGTTGTTCGgtcaaatatattattaatttcacCCCAAATATTTTATCACATGTCATGTGCCGCATGTCATAAAGAAATTGGGTATAAGTACAACAAAACAATCAATTGTGACAATATAAAGTGCAAACAACGAGGGCTCCCCACACCACGATAAGTACTTTATATTTGAATTTGTAATTAAAAAGTTATTAATATTGACATTGAAACTAATATGGTTAAATGCATTTTAAGAAAATTTATTGAACTAGAAGATAATACTGGAATGCTAGATATTGTTATGTTTGGAGAAATAGTAGAAGAAGCATTAGGTTGCTCTGTAGTTTAATAGATGGAACATGCGATAGAGATGTAAATAAAAATTAGGGTacttcatttaaaaataatacatcataaaaaaatagaattttcTTTAATCATGTAAAGTAATTCCAATTTACTTTTGTAGGAATAACGCCAATATATTTAAAATGTTGCGGATAAATTATCAACAAAAAAATGGACAATCTAAGTGTATGCAGATCTAGAAAAAATGAAGCATGTAAAATACAAGTCTTTCACTATTCTTTCCATTAAGGCGACATAAGATGAGAAGCATGATGCATCTTCATCCTAAATTAGAAACAAAAACTAAGCAACTCTTTTGAAAACTAGTGAcaaaattttggtttaaatttcttTTTAATGTTTTcgtgtcatacattatattaaacatcttcttttataatatatgatattatttatttatttaaattttttttacccAAAAACTAGCGTGATGACGTGATTAAGATATGAGATACGTGGCAGCTAACTAATGGTGCAACAAAAAAGAGGTCTAGTCGATGCTCAACCAGTTTGCATAAAGGTTCATCATACAACTGAGTATGTATTAGTCAGATGTAGTCAATATGGAAACAGAAATCATCAACCAAGCCGGTCGATGGTACGTAGGTAAGATTGGTCGAAGGTGTCGAACAAGGTCTTTAGAATATGTTATTGTAAAGATATTTCTATGTTATTACAGTTTGTTGCTCTTTTTTAGTAAGGCCCACGATCCATGTTGTAAactcctaagcctataaataggaggCTTAGTGAATCATTAAAGGAGGCACAAAAATATTCTAGAGAGACTATAAGGCTTTTATACACTAGTTTTTGTATTATTTCAGGCTAACGAAACTCAATTGATTCTAGTTCATCTGATCGTGAGTTTGAGAGTTTCAATATCAATAAAAGCTTAAGTGGGCGTAGGTTATTACCGACTTTCGGGGCCGAACGACTATAAATCTTTAGTGTCGTTTATTGATCTTGAGTTTAGTTCTTATTTTTACGTCGTTTgtgtgactccgtgtcgttggctaaatcgaTAGTCAACAAAATTAATATGAagcaactttttaaaaaaaaaaactatagacaatgttttgttttaaatttctatatttttttgttaatatatttatgtcacacattatacattttttttaaatatttatgacattgtttatttatttaaaattaatatgaaaattaagaaaacataataaaaatatattgatacattttttaaaaataaaactaaacaaacatgtCATGTTGCTTTCACCTAgtatagtatatataaatgtgtgtctataaatatatatatatgtgtttatatatatatataaatcttctatataaaaagtgtgtaaataacgaaaaaaatttattttaacaatttttttcaactttaaccgaatattttaaatatttaattgaatatatttttaaaactaattaaaaataaatatttattacttatattaatataaatttaaatattataatataaattcaaattctataaaatatcattattataataatatataatacaagactaaatatttaataattatatcaatataaatttaaatgttataaaatattattatgataatctaatctaattatattaatatgaattcaaatattataaaatattatcatgataataatatttaatacaaaactagatatttaatacttatattaatataaatttaaatattataaaatattattaaaataataatatataatacataatcttaatttttattaaaaaattattatttgtaattaaaaaatgttattatattatatatatatttattttaaaaattataaacaatgttttggtttacattttcatttaatatgtttatgtcattcttttatatataatattatttatttatctgaaatttatatgattatgatacaaatttaataaaaaataattaataaattctataaataaaactaagtaaacgtgcattgcatgttgcttgtatctagtatatatttttaaaaaataaaaaatatatattatttaaattatgcaaaagaaaaatagagagaaattAATGTATGGTGTAAAGTAAAATTttaatgtaaaataaaaaaaaaaattagtaatgtATTTCAAAAAAATGGAGTAAACAAGTAGCCAGGAATGCTCTTTGACTTCCATTTGCATGAAAGAACCATTCCTTACCATTTAGGTAggtgaaaaaaaaaaatcgacGCCACCAACTTAGGGGGTGAAGCCCTACTTGGTGAAATAGGCTTTTTTGGAGTCAATTTTAAATTATGCTAGAGGTTGTAACAAACCGAATGATCCCACAACATTAAGATCTTTTCTAAGTTGCACAGAAAGCCATTACTTTAAGTTCAGCTATCACTGAAAATGCTACTCCCACTCCCATTACAAGTTTATCCAAACAAGAAGAATTAGGGATTAATCCTTAATAAGGGAAAGACATTGCAAATTAAGTGCATCTAAGTCATGAAAGTAGGAAACTACAATCCAAACACTATTTAAGAATTGATGAgtagtgataaaaaaaaaaaagtaaaaaactaTAATTTCACTGGTCAAATTTTAATACGTACAATTTTTGATGTTGTATTTAGTGTAAATTTCGTGGAAAGATTTTTCTTCATAGCATGTGTATTCGAAATGCCATTATGTTTCATTTCACGTTATATCTACGCACACACATATACGGAGAGAAAGATAAGCAACAAGAAAAGATTCTTATATATCAAAAACTTCGAGTCCCAACCTTAAAATTGACAAATAAGAAACACTTAAATTGATAGGTTCCCTAAACATGGGCAGAAGTAGTTTAAAAAGATGATCTCATCAGAGCTGAAGATCCAAATCAGGTAGCTGATCGGTGTCGTTCAAGTACTGTAGTTGTGGATCCCGGTCATCATCAACTCTTTCATGGAGAATAAAACTAGCTTCATTGGTCAATGGCATTAGTACCCCCAACTGGCCTGATGACAAAGCAGGAGCCTGCAAATCTGGCCTCAAACTCATAGGAGTGTAGTTCAGCTGGTTCAATGAATTATCTTCATTATTATAAGTCACTGGAAAACTACTGACTGTGCCTCCCTCCAACACCTGAGTGTAGTTCCCATCATAGTTTGGGCCCATTATTGGGTCTTGCAAACCATAAAGCCCATCTGATTGGCCCCATGGATCAAGCAGATCAGTAGTGTCAGAAGATGTAGGTGAAGGGTACAGGAACTTCATTTCTTCAGGAATAGTAGACATGAAAGTTGGGCCCAGATCATTGCTTCTATCAACAAAGTCATTCAACCTTGACTCCCATTTAGTGGAGAGTTGATCAACTCTATCCAATGAAGCCTGTTGAACTCGTTCTACTTGTTTCCCTTTTTGCAGCCTAATGTTATGATTCATAATATCGTTACCTTCTGCCAACATATCGACAGTCCTGAACCTGGTTTTTGTGCTCCCACAAGGAGTGTATGAATCACCATCATCATGAACTGGGATAACCCGGAAATGTGAAGCTAACCAGCATTTATTTTGACTAGTATTCTCATGTTGACCAGCTGCGTTTTCTCTgagaaaattcccagaattttttTCCATTTTGTCATTCAAGTCACTTGTCTCAGCGACTGATTTGCCCATCAAAGGGTATTTGGTGTTTCTTCCTCCATTGGTTGCAATATTGTTATCCAATATGAATGGCATTTGACTAGAATTCTCCCGTTGACCAGCTACTTTCTCCCTGAGAAAATTCTTGGAAAAATTTCCTCTTTTCTCATTGAAGGCACTTGTTTCTGCTACCATTTTGCCCAGCGAATGATGCTGGGTATCTTTACCTCCGCGAGATGCAATATAATTATTACAGATGAATGGCATTTGACTGGTATTCTCCTGTTGACCATCCCCATTTTCACAGAGAAAATTTGCCACTTTCTCATTGAAGGCACTTGTTTCCTCTACAGTTTTTCCTTTCAAACAATAACTGCCATCATTTCCTCCATTGGCTGCAACATTATTATCGTACATGAATGGTGTTTGACTAGTATTTTCTCGTTGGTCAGCTACATTTTCCCAGGGAAAATTTTCATTTCTTTCATTGAAGGCACTTGTTTCAGCTACTGTTTTTCCATTCAAACAATAATTGACATTTCTTCCTCTGTTGGCTACAATATTATTATCCAACATGAATGGCGCTTGACTTGTATTCACCTGTTGACCAGCTGCATTTTCCCAGGATAACTGTCTCACTTTCTCAATGAAGGAACTTGTTTCTGCTACTGTCTTTCCTTTCAAACAATGATTGTTATCTTTGCCTCCACTAGCTGCAATGATATTATCCAACATGAATGGCACTGGAGTACTATTATCTTGTCGATCAGCTACATTTTCCCAAGAAAAATTTCCCACTTTCTCATTGAAGGCACTTATTTCTGCTACTGTCTTTCCTTTCAAACAATAACTATTATCTTCGCCTCTATTGGGGGCAATGTGATTGTCCAACATGAATGGCACTTGAATACTCTTCTCACGTTGATCAGCTACATTTTCCCAGGGGAAATTTCCCACTTTCTCATTAAAAGCACTTATTTCTGCTACTGTCTTTCCTTTCAAACCATAACAGTTATCTTTGGCTCCATCAGCTGCAATGTCATTATCCAACATGAATGGCACTTGAATACTCTTCTCACGTTGATCAGCTACATTTTCCCAGGGAAAATCTCCCACTTTCTCATTAAAAGCACTTATTTCTGCTACTGTCTTTCCTTTCAAACCATAACAGTTATCATTGGCTCCGTCAGCTGCAATGTCACTATCCAACATGAATGGTACTTGAATACTTTTCTCTGGTCGATCAGCTACATTTTCCCAGGAAAAATTTCCCACTTTCTCACTGAAGGCACTTGTTTCCGCTACTGTTTTTCCTTTCAACCAATCACCGTCATCTTTGTTTCCATTGGCTGCAATGTTATTAACCAGCATGAATGGCATTTGTATACTATTCTCTCGTTGATCAGCTACACTTTCCCAGGGAAAATTTCCCACTTTCTCACAGACACTTGCTTCCGCTACTGTTTTTCCTTTCAACCAATCACCGTCGTCTTTGCTTCCGTTGGCTGCACTGTTATTATCCAGCATGAATGGCATTTGTATACTATTCTCTCGTTGATCAGTTACATTTTCCCAGGAAAAATTTCCCACTTTCTCACAGACACTTGCTTCCGCTGCTGTTTTTCCTTTCAACCAATCAACGTCATCTTTGTTACCGTTGGCTGCAATGTTATTATCCAGCATGAATGGCATTTGTATACTATTCTCTCGTCGATCAGCTACATTTTCCCAGGAAAAATTTCCCACTTCCTCACTGAAGGCACTTGCTTCCGGTACTGTCTTTCCTTTCAACCAATCACTGTCATCTTTGTTTCCATTGGCTGCAATGTTATTATCCAGCATGAATGGCATTGGTATACTATTCTCTCGTCGATCACCTAAACCTTCCCAGGAAATTTTTTCTACTTTCTCACTGAAGGCACCTGCTTCCCCTACTGTTTTTCCTTTCAACCAATCACTGTcatctttgtttcttttggctgCAATGTTATTATCCAGCATGAATGGCATTTGTATACTACTCACTTGTCGATCAGCTACACTTTCCCAGggaaaatttcccttttttctATTGAAGGCACTTGATTCACCTACTGTTTTTTCTTTCAAACAATACTTATCATCTCTTCCTCTGCTGGATGCAATGTTATTATGCAACATGAATGGCATATGAATACTAATCTCTTGTTGACCAGCTACATTTTCCcgcagaaaattcccagaaaaaTTTCTCATCTTCTCATTATGGTCACTTGTTTCAGCTACCATTATGTCCTTCAAAGGATACTGGATATCTCTCCCTCTGCTGGCTGTAATGTTATTATCAAATAAGAATGACATTGTGCCATTTGTCTCCCGTTGACCAGCTACATTGCCCCTGTGAAAATCCTTAGGAAAATTTCCTAGTTTCTTATGGAAGTCGCTCGTTTCAGCTATCCTTTTCCCCTTCAAAGGATGCTGATTTTCTCTCCCTCTGTTGGCTGCAATGTCGCTATCCAATAAAAATAACATTGGACTAGTATTCTCCCGTTGGCCAGAAACATTTTCCGTAACAAAATTCCCAGGAAAAGTTTCCAATTTCTCATTGAAGTTGGTTGTTTCAGCTACCATTTTGTCTATCAACAGATACTTGTTATGTCTTTCTTTGTTGGATGCAACATCGTTATCCAACATGAATGGCACCTGAATATTATTCTCCAGTTGACCAGTTATATTTTCCTGGAAATAATTCCCATGAAAATTTTCCATTTTACCATTGAAGTCACTTTTTTCTACTACCATTTTCCCCTTCTGAAGATACTTGTTATCTCCTCCTCTTTTGGCTGCGCTGTAATCAAATATGAATGACATTTTACCAGTATTGTTTTGTTGACCAGCTACCTTTTCCCGGAGAAAAGTTTTAGGAAAGTTTCCCATTTTCCCATTGAAGTCACTTGTTTTAGCTACCACTGAGCCATTCAAATGAGCCTTGATAGTTCTTCCTCCATTTTGAGCATTCTTATTATTGGAGATAAATGACTTTTTTCTTAGCACATCTTGATCATTGGGACTCTTTTCCTTTGGGGGAGGCATAAGTAGACTATCTATCTTTAATCTTCTATCATCAACTGGCTCATGGACTTTATTGTCACCATAAGAGCTGCCAACAGTTCCTTGATCTACAGGAGAAGCCTGAAGGTTGAGATTGAATGTGCTATTCTTCCCATGAGAAGAAACATTATTTGAGATAACAGCTAAGGTAGAGACTGTGGAGGCAATTTTAGGACTTTGAGAAGGAATTCTCAATGGGAGAGATGATGTTGTTGGTGACGGAAGCAGAAATCTTTGAGTGGTCTGTTGTTGATTAGAGATTTGAGTCTGCCAAGATAAGTTTGGAGCTTGATAATTAGGTAGACATTGGATCAACTTTCTGGCAGCCACCTTCTGGGGCGTTGGTCCCAAGTTTTTGACAAACATTAAAAGCCTTTCTTTGTATCCAAATTTCTCATTTTCATCAATCTACAAACATAGATATAGAGGCATAAGAAAGCCTGTGCTATATAGCAGCATGTATATGACTATTAATGCCAtagaatgaaaaagaaaaagaaagttctgattgcatatcaaaattataatagggaaaccCTCCCATTCAAACATCCCCTCTCTCCCTTCTCCAAAAAAAAAGGCCGTTAACACCACCATTGAACCACAGTGCTTCAATGGGTGCTTAAAATGGTGGTGTTAGTGCTCTAAATGGTGGTGTTAATGGCTGTGGGGCTTTTTTTTTCCCTGATGGttgtggagagagagagaggcaatcttgtctaatttttttttaaaaaagcataGTTTTCCAATAATCTTTAAAGTTGACATATTTCTAAAATAGGAGGTATTAGGATGCATATTAGGTCAAATTTCCCTTATAATATTAGCAATAGAAGCAGTTGAGACAACAAGGAGTGAATGAGGTGAAGTATGGAATAGAAAATTAGATGAGAAGCATGTTAGTCCAATAAGGATgttcaaatactaataaattcgtTGGTTTAGACAAGTACTTACATGTACTAGTGTTGTGTAAGCATCATAAACAGGTGAGACTAGTGATTCATAGTCATTGCAAAACGGGATCAAAGGTCTTTCTCTTTCGGATAAGGTACCAGATTTCCGGCAATCTCTTGGTCCTGTTTAGGGAAGAGATAATCGAAACCAAATTATTCTTCCTTCTCAATCCACACATGCTGTATAGATACACAAAGATGAAGGAACCTCTATTAAGTCCTTATATGGAGAGATGATGACCATTAAAGAGACAAGGAACTTACCAAGAGGTGAAGGACCAATTTTAAAGCCACCAAGCCTAGGAACTTTTGCTCGTCGACCTCTGATTTCGCTTATTAGGGGTCTCTTTCCAGGGCCTCCTGATCTTATTGCAGATATTAATCGTGACTCGAGTTTTTGTGGATCAGTTCTCAGACATTGAAATATTACTTGGGCTACATCTTGTACACTACGAGCCTGAAAAACTCGATGTCTATGCATCATAAGTATTGAAGGATACAGAAGATCTCATTTTACAAGTTCACTAGTAACTGGTGAAAGACAAAGCTGATGATAAACCAGCCTACCTCCTTATAGTATATTGTAGTTGATGAATTAAAATGCATTGCATTGCTGGTGATCAGAAACACATCATGCTGTTGATTGACAAAAATCACTAATCAGTTAATACTAAGAACTTTATCGATCCACTGACGCCTACAAATGGTCATCAATCTACTATGCATTGATGAAGAACTTGCAGTTCATTGAATCTTAGCTGTACTATAATAGCAGTGAGAGCAACATGTATGGAAATTATTGTAAAACTTCTTACATGAAAGACTTTACGGACAAGATGAAAAATGTGAAAGGACTATGAATAATTTTTAGTTTAAGAGCATAACCTCAAATTTTTCCAAGCTTGTATAATGCCCTTCCTGAAGCTTGGTCCTCATGGTACTAAAATCCATCGGTTCTTTGATAATGGTGTAGTAGTTGTCCACCTTTAATGGAAAGAAACAAGTTTTACTTgaggaaataattaaaaactcaatGGCCTAAATATTTAGAAACCAAGTAGCTAGAAGTGATAGAACTGACCTCTTTGGGGTTAACAGGCCGAGCAAATATTTTATGTGTATCCCTCCTACAGTAAGATTAAGATATGATTAGGAACTTTTCCAAAAGTAATTTGAGCAGTATATATGTTTACATTCGACTCATTTCCTGTTCTATTAATATCGAGGAAAATTAATCAtagaaaaatattcacctttGCAGTATATCAAGGATGAGCTCAAGTACACGTTTTTCTGGTATCCATGGTGCGGATGGCAATTCATTCACTTGTTGATCTAGGTGATATAAACAATATTACATTGGTGAAATTATAATAGGTAAGGTGTTAAATACTGTAGTCACTAATCCATAGGTCTGCAGAATGACAGGATTACCATGTCTGGTTAAAGTATTTCCATGTTGTCTGTTTTCTCCACCCTACATAATAAGTAAAATGATAAAACAGAGGGCACATTAAAAGAAAGATATTAAATCCAAAATAAACAGGGAAAGTCATGAATGTATTCAGTCAACTTATGTTGTTTCTCTCCCTTAACCTCAAATATAACAATTCTCCAATCAGCTCTCAGTATACAAGAAAAAAATGCAACATAAGGATTTTCTTAAGCCATAAAATAGGACTGTTTTGACTAAAATCATGCTGCATTGAACCATTCAATCAGATTTCACAACAAAAATTACAATTTTGCCAAGCATGTCCTATAGTAAGCATTCAAAATACACAAATTAAGCAAACACGAAATGAACCTGTTGGAGCAGATTTTTGGCAAAGGAAGGCAAGACAAGGTCTTCAAGTCGTTTCTGCTTGCGACCACGTTTGAGTGGAGGAGAGGCTGGCATTGCTCTGCTTGAGGGTGCAAGACCATGATGCAGCTGCTGCTCATTCTCAAGAGAGCCATTCACAGTATAGCCTGCTTTGCTGAGATTGTTATTGAAGGCAATGACACTTAAGTTGCGTTTCAGCCTTTCATTCCTCTTCTCTTCCTCCAAAACCATTATTCGGGCACTTTTTCTTCTCTCTCCTACAACTTCTACTTCTCCTTCCTTAGACATTTTTTCTGTATTTATACTCACATGTTAATActgctacaaaaaaaaaaaatcatgttagATACTCAACTAAAATCAGCAGTTACCTGTGTAGCCGTATATTCAAAACAGGAAAAAAGATTATTTAAAgagggaaggaaaaaaaaaagaagaagaaacaaAACTGAAGTATAGAAAGGAAGAAATCCAGTTCTTTTGACAAAATGAACTTTTGGTTGTTGACAATTGAGAAAAAGAGAAAACAGACAAAAGTTATTTCTGTGCAGTATGCATACAATTTTGAGCTGCAACCCCCTCAATTTCGCCTACCAATTTATCGATCATCTAGTATGCTTTTGCTTATAACATAATTATTAATCTACCATAGTGCTTGGAAATTCAGGCTGTCTTTGAAAAATGAAAACAATGGTAATATCTGATATAGGACAGCAAAGCAAGTCTGTCTTCTAAACTAATGATATGTCATAAACATCAGCCAAAAGGGGGCAGAATTTGGGGGCTGATGTGAACGACAGCACCATATGACAAGTCTCTTCACTAGTATAAAAATGATGTTAAAACATGTTGATGGTTTCTgtagttttttcttttcttttctttctcagaAGTTGGTAGAAATTTACAATTATCGCATGAAGAAAAGTAAAGGAGAAACAAGATCAGATTATTATTGAAAGCTAAACAGAACTTAAATCTGCTCAGGAATAAAAGAGTGCAGCTTACAAATTCTGCAGACAGAAGATTGACCAGCCAAACAATAGAGGAAAAACCTGTTTGGGAGATTATCTTGTTGGCGAATAGCAGATTTTCATAAACAAGAGAATGAGAAATTGGAAAAATGTCATAAACAAGAGAATGAGAAATTGGAAAAATGACTAGACTTTACCTACTCCAAAACTATGAAATGGAAATTGCTCGCCCCTTCACTGGTAGACCCTCTGATagaattggaagaaaaaaaaaatctacccttcactattttttaagGGGATATCATAAACATTCAAGGCACGCTCAAGAATTCACTCCAATCAGAGCTTTTAAATACAAATGCCAAGCGCTTATGTCGGTGGCGTAGTTAGCGTTACATGCAAAATTTAATTTGACAACTGTACAAAGTTCGATTCCTCCGGCGAAAAGTGCCGGTAACTTCCCATTTGGTTTGACATTAAATTTTTGTGCCACGTATTACAAAATGCCAACGCACCTGGTACTGTCATTATCAATACTACAAAATTACTCAGGTAGGCTCAAATTATTCCATAACCACatttaaaaaaggaaaaaaagtaAAACACATGGTCAGAAAATCCTACTCAAGATATGACATTTATTTGAAATATGCTTCTGAGTTAAGAATGCATTCAAAGCCAAAATCATCACTCATTTACATTGTTGGTAAAGGTACACATATCTTATTCCTTCTAAACCATTCTATCAATTCAACTGGTATGGGAACTCCATCCTAAGTTTAACAGGCTTAAAACAACAGTTTTTTTCACCTAAAGTGCGGCTTCTGTATCTATCAGTTTAAATATAGCCACTGAAATAAAAGAGGTAGCAAAATTCATCTGTTATACAAATAGGGGAACCTTCCTAAATTCCATTTTCATTCTTGTTCTGAATAGAGATAGTACTTGGAGAGAAGTAACCATCATGCCCTCAATTTGACTGCAGAATCAAGCACATCCACTGTGTTGTTTTGTTGTCCCCAGAGCTGTGCATATCTTCCGGCCTTAGACAACAGAATTTCATGTGGTCCTTGTTCAACCACCTTTCCATTCTCAATTACTATTATCTGCATTATCAGCAAAGAGATATGGAGAATGAGCAATGCGATTAATTGAACTCttgaaaagcaaaaaaaaaaagttaaaaagaaAACCAACTCAATGACATGCATGTAGGACACGAAAACTTGGACAAGAGTTGGTCAATAGTGTTGACATATACTGAAAATTCAAGTTCAACTGAGAATGGTGGATATCAGTTATACTAAATATCTTTCCCTTTACACACAAAAacagatataaatatatatataaatcccaAACATCATTAGTTATAATTTATAATGCATTAAACATAGATAAAAAGAGAAATATGAAAAATTTCATTGGGCAAATGAACTTCAGAACATAAGTGACACTATttgggaagaaaaaaaaaagaacctcATCACACTGCATTGCAGTGGTCAGCCTGTGAGCTATGAAGATTGAAGTTCGATTAGTTGCTAAGGACTTCAATGCAGTTAATATTTCAGCCTCTGTTGTGCTATCCAGTGCACTTGTAGCTTCATCACACAGCCTAAAGATACCAAATAAAACAACATTCATATACAGCATGTTATGAATTAGTTAAAATTCTGTTTACATTTTCTCCTGTACAGGACTATAATTTCCaagagaaaaaaattaaattgcaTTCTCTAAAAGAACTTCGTTAAATGTGCAACAAATTTTTAGCCTCAACTGTCAGGCCTAACACGTGTGACAATAATGTATTGGTTCAAGTATGTATGTGTAGTTATATATAAAAGTAGAATTAGTTGAAGATGAAGAACAAAATATTACAGAATTGGAGGTGCTTTCAAAAATGCACGAGCTAAAGCCACACGTTGCTTCTCCCCACCACTTAACTGTATAGACAAACACAAAATCATTTAAAACATCAAGATTACTGAAAACATAAATGTTTATGCTGATAACTTCCCCAAAGTCCTAGATGCTATAGAAGTTCCACAGAGAATGGATAAGAATTCGGTATGGATTATAGAATTTAGATACAAAAATTAAGTCAGCTCACCAAGACCAAATTATTTAATGTATCTCTAATAACTCTCTTTTGAGTTTTGGTTTATAAAGTAATcaaattatttattgttattttagaAAATTTCACCAGGTACATATTAAACTTTCTTCCCACACCCCACCCTTGCCCTAAAAAGAGTGTGGTAACACTGTAACTAGTCTGGAAAATATACACTACACAACAGTCTTACCTTGAGCCCTCGTTCCCCTACAACA contains the following coding sequences:
- the LOC133788263 gene encoding uncharacterized protein LOC133788263, which produces MSKEGEVEVVGERRKSARIMVLEEEKRNERLKRNLSVIAFNNNLSKAGYTVNGSLENEQQLHHGLAPSSRAMPASPPLKRGRKQKRLEDLVLPSFAKNLLQQGGENRQHGNTLTRHDQQVNELPSAPWIPEKRVLELILDILQRRDTHKIFARPVNPKEVDNYYTIIKEPMDFSTMRTKLQEGHYTSLEKFEHDVFLITSNAMHFNSSTTIYYKEARSVQDVAQVIFQCLRTDPQKLESRLISAIRSGGPGKRPLISEIRGRRAKVPRLGGFKIGPSPLGPRDCRKSGTLSERERPLIPFCNDYESLVSPVYDAYTTLVHIDENEKFGYKERLLMFVKNLGPTPQKVAARKLIQCLPNYQAPNLSWQTQISNQQQTTQRFLLPSPTTSSLPLRIPSQSPKIASTVSTLAVISNNVSSHGKNSTFNLNLQASPVDQGTVGSSYGDNKVHEPVDDRRLKIDSLLMPPPKEKSPNDQDVLRKKSFISNNKNAQNGGRTIKAHLNGSVVAKTSDFNGKMGNFPKTFLREKVAGQQNNTGKMSFIFDYSAAKRGGDNKYLQKGKMVVEKSDFNGKMENFHGNYFQENITGQLENNIQVPFMLDNDVASNKERHNKYLLIDKMVAETTNFNEKLETFPGNFVTENVSGQRENTSPMLFLLDSDIAANRGRENQHPLKGKRIAETSDFHKKLGNFPKDFHRGNVAGQRETNGTMSFLFDNNITASRGRDIQYPLKDIMVAETSDHNEKMRNFSGNFLRENVAGQQEISIHMPFMLHNNIASSRGRDDKYCLKEKTVGESSAFNRKKGNFPWESVADRQVSSIQMPFMLDNNIAAKRNKDDSDWLKGKTVGEAGAFSEKVEKISWEGLGDRRENSIPMPFMLDNNIAANGNKDDSDWLKGKTVPEASAFSEEVGNFSWENVADRRENSIQMPFMLDNNIAANGNKDDVDWLKGKTAAEASVCEKVGNFSWENVTDQRENSIQMPFMLDNNSAANGSKDDGDWLKGKTVAEASVCEKVGNFPWESVADQRENSIQMPFMLVNNIAANGNKDDGDWLKGKTVAETSAFSEKVGNFSWENVADRPEKSIQVPFMLDSDIAADGANDNCYGLKGKTVAEISAFNEKVGDFPWENVADQREKSIQVPFMLDNDIAADGAKDNCYGLKGKTVAEISAFNEKVGNFPWENVADQREKSIQVPFMLDNHIAPNRGEDNSYCLKGKTVAEISAFNEKVGNFSWENVADRQDNSTPVPFMLDNIIAASGGKDNNHCLKGKTVAETSSFIEKVRQLSWENAAGQQVNTSQAPFMLDNNIVANRGRNVNYCLNGKTVAETSAFNERNENFPWENVADQRENTSQTPFMYDNNVAANGGNDGSYCLKGKTVEETSAFNEKVANFLCENGDGQQENTSQMPFICNNYIASRGGKDTQHHSLGKMVAETSAFNEKRGNFSKNFLREKVAGQRENSSQMPFILDNNIATNGGRNTKYPLMGKSVAETSDLNDKMEKNSGNFLRENAAGQHENTSQNKCWLASHFRVIPVHDDGDSYTPCGSTKTRFRTVDMLAEGNDIMNHNIRLQKGKQVERVQQASLDRVDQLSTKWESRLNDFVDRSNDLGPTFMSTIPEEMKFLYPSPTSSDTTDLLDPWGQSDGLYGLQDPIMGPNYDGNYTQVLEGGTVSSFPVTYNNEDNSLNQLNYTPMSLRPDLQAPALSSGQLGVLMPLTNEASFILHERVDDDRDPQLQYLNDTDQLPDLDLQL